From Pontibacter actiniarum, a single genomic window includes:
- a CDS encoding catalase: protein MSDQEKNTRLTTASGTPYYEHEDSQTAGPRGPILLQDFILHEKLAHFNRERIPERVVHAKGSGAYGTFTVTHDITRYTRAKVFSEVGKETRVFLRFSTVGGEKGSADSERDPRGFALKFYTEDGNWDLVGNNTPVFFIKDPKKFPDFIHTQKRDPYTNCKSATMMWDFWSLNPESLHQVLILMSDRGTPISYRHMHGFGSHTFSFINAENERHYVKFHFKTLQGIKNFTDEEATRMKGLDPDQAQRDLVESIDKGDFPRWAVKVQIMTEAEAATYKWNPFDVTKVWSQKDFPLLDVGVLELNENPDNYFAHVEQVAFAPAHIVDGISFSPDRMLQGRILGYPDAQRYRLGANYEQIPVNRCPFATNNYQRDGGMRVDGNGGSKPNYYPNSFDNIYADEKYKQPAENLGQNVVADWYDRNSEGENDHYTQPGDLFRLMTPEEKQNTISNIVGAMQGISGEKRDLIINRQLCHFFRADISLGLGVAQGLGVDITQHATGTIHTN, encoded by the coding sequence ATGAGCGATCAAGAAAAGAACACCCGACTTACCACAGCTTCCGGAACACCATATTACGAGCACGAGGACAGCCAGACAGCCGGCCCGCGTGGCCCTATATTGCTGCAGGACTTTATACTACACGAAAAGCTGGCTCACTTTAACCGTGAGCGCATACCTGAACGTGTAGTGCATGCCAAAGGCTCCGGGGCGTATGGCACGTTTACCGTTACCCACGACATTACCCGCTACACCCGCGCAAAGGTGTTCAGCGAAGTAGGGAAAGAGACACGTGTGTTCCTTCGCTTTTCTACAGTTGGTGGCGAAAAAGGCAGTGCAGACAGCGAGCGTGACCCGCGCGGCTTCGCCCTTAAGTTCTATACAGAGGACGGAAACTGGGACCTGGTAGGCAACAATACGCCGGTGTTCTTCATAAAAGACCCAAAGAAGTTCCCGGACTTTATCCATACCCAAAAGCGCGACCCTTACACCAACTGTAAGAGCGCTACCATGATGTGGGACTTCTGGAGCCTTAACCCGGAAAGCCTTCACCAGGTGCTTATCCTGATGAGTGACCGCGGCACCCCGATTTCGTACCGCCACATGCACGGGTTCGGTAGCCACACGTTCTCGTTCATCAACGCAGAGAATGAGCGCCATTACGTAAAGTTCCACTTCAAGACGCTGCAGGGCATCAAGAACTTTACTGACGAAGAAGCGACGCGCATGAAAGGGCTGGACCCTGACCAGGCGCAGCGCGACCTGGTGGAGTCTATCGACAAGGGTGACTTCCCTCGTTGGGCGGTAAAAGTGCAGATCATGACGGAAGCGGAGGCCGCTACCTACAAGTGGAACCCATTTGACGTAACAAAGGTGTGGTCGCAAAAAGACTTTCCGCTGCTGGATGTGGGGGTACTGGAGCTGAATGAAAACCCGGACAACTACTTTGCACACGTGGAACAGGTTGCCTTTGCCCCTGCACATATCGTGGATGGCATCTCGTTCTCACCGGACAGAATGCTACAAGGACGAATTCTGGGCTACCCGGATGCGCAGCGTTACCGTTTAGGGGCCAACTACGAGCAAATCCCTGTTAACAGGTGCCCGTTTGCCACAAACAACTACCAGCGCGACGGCGGCATGCGCGTGGACGGAAACGGCGGCAGCAAACCAAACTACTACCCGAACAGCTTCGATAACATCTACGCTGACGAGAAGTATAAGCAGCCGGCCGAGAACCTGGGCCAAAATGTGGTGGCAGACTGGTACGACCGCAACAGCGAAGGCGAGAATGACCACTATACCCAGCCCGGTGACCTGTTCAGGTTAATGACGCCAGAGGAAAAGCAAAACACCATCAGCAATATTGTAGGTGCGATGCAGGGCATCTCCGGTGAGAAACGAGACCTGATCATTAACCGCCAGCTGTGCCACTTCTTCCGTGCCGACATCAGCCTTGGCCTTGGCGTAGCGCAGGGTTTAGGCGTAGATATAACACAGCACGCCACAGGCACCATACATACCAACTAA
- a CDS encoding ArsR/SmtB family transcription factor, whose protein sequence is MSTLKVRVDQKKLDRAAYVLKCVAHPVRISIIDLLDQRERLTVSQLQEVLQVEQSLLSHHLTNMRDKGIVYTQREGKNVYYFLTDNTITDIIGCINGCKLF, encoded by the coding sequence ATGAGTACGTTGAAAGTACGGGTTGATCAGAAGAAGTTGGATAGAGCGGCCTATGTGCTCAAGTGTGTGGCTCACCCGGTACGCATCAGCATCATCGACCTGCTGGACCAGCGGGAGCGCCTTACGGTGAGCCAGCTACAGGAGGTGCTGCAGGTAGAGCAGTCGCTGCTCTCGCACCACCTCACCAACATGCGCGATAAAGGCATTGTATACACACAGCGGGAAGGCAAAAACGTATACTATTTTCTGACAGACAACACTATTACAGACATTATCGGGTGCATCAATGGCTGCAAGCTGTTTTAG
- a CDS encoding rhodanese-like domain-containing protein, whose protein sequence is MKKIALSIAAGIMLFGCATAQQQGPAEVKNLTPDEFKEQKMNSRAVLIDVRTPEEYATGHLDGAVNSDYRGGDFAGDLQRWDKDKVYYLYCATGNRSSKAAELLKEAGFKHIYNIGGFQTLKESGLPTTTEADQQ, encoded by the coding sequence ATGAAAAAGATAGCATTAAGTATAGCCGCAGGAATCATGCTTTTCGGATGCGCCACCGCGCAGCAACAAGGCCCTGCTGAGGTTAAAAACCTGACGCCGGACGAGTTTAAGGAGCAGAAAATGAACTCCAGAGCAGTTCTGATTGATGTGCGCACACCCGAAGAGTATGCCACGGGCCACCTGGATGGTGCTGTGAACTCAGACTACCGGGGCGGTGACTTTGCCGGCGACCTGCAGCGCTGGGACAAGGACAAGGTGTACTACCTCTACTGCGCCACCGGTAACCGGAGCAGCAAGGCCGCAGAGCTGCTAAAGGAAGCGGGGTTCAAGCACATCTATAATATCGGCGGCTTTCAGACGCTAAAGGAGTCCGGCTTGCCCACTACAACGGAGGCAGACCAGCAGTAA
- a CDS encoding exonuclease SbcCD subunit D C-terminal domain-containing protein, with the protein MRVLHTSDWHLGQRLVNLERTEEHQHFLNWLLQTIEQEQVEVLLMSGDVFDNGAPSNTALKLYYDFLRRVCATCCRHIIITGGNHDSISTLNAPKELLECFNIYVVGGASHDPLDELIELRGENGELQLAVCAVPFLRDRDVRLSVAGETFEEREQRIKQGIAAHYEAFVPHVQKYKDQRVPVVAMGHLFAAGGAASESEKEIHVGNLGQIGADQFPKEFDYVALGHLHRPQQVNKTHHIRYSGSPISLSFSEVTDTKVIFILDFADGKLQDLRELEIPCCRKLIRFKGSLEKVKQQLTVYDNSAYTLTAWAELQLELDAPLPDLNQQLEEVLSLKKDELQLLIHRPPIIRKAAQALEQQVQEEVDLHTLQEKDVFLKRCESAFPDSDHTELVATFSELLELMGQSEES; encoded by the coding sequence ATGCGCGTACTACACACCTCAGACTGGCATTTGGGCCAGCGCCTCGTAAACCTCGAACGTACCGAAGAACACCAGCACTTCCTGAACTGGCTACTGCAGACCATTGAGCAGGAGCAGGTGGAGGTGTTGCTCATGTCCGGCGATGTTTTTGACAACGGCGCTCCTTCCAACACGGCACTCAAACTGTACTATGACTTTCTCCGCCGCGTCTGTGCCACCTGCTGCCGCCACATCATCATTACGGGCGGCAACCACGACTCCATCTCCACACTCAACGCGCCCAAAGAGCTGCTCGAGTGCTTTAACATCTATGTGGTAGGGGGCGCCTCCCACGACCCGCTGGATGAGCTCATCGAGCTGCGTGGCGAGAATGGCGAGCTGCAGCTAGCGGTGTGCGCCGTGCCCTTCCTGCGGGACAGGGATGTGCGGCTGTCGGTGGCAGGCGAAACGTTTGAGGAGCGGGAGCAGCGCATTAAGCAAGGGATAGCCGCGCACTACGAGGCCTTTGTGCCGCACGTTCAAAAGTATAAGGACCAGCGCGTACCTGTTGTGGCAATGGGCCACCTGTTTGCCGCCGGCGGCGCTGCCTCTGAAAGCGAAAAGGAGATACACGTAGGCAACCTCGGCCAGATTGGGGCAGACCAGTTTCCGAAGGAGTTTGACTATGTGGCGCTCGGCCACCTGCACCGCCCCCAGCAGGTGAACAAAACCCACCACATCCGCTACTCAGGCTCCCCTATTTCGCTTAGCTTCAGTGAGGTAACCGACACCAAGGTCATATTTATACTTGACTTCGCAGACGGCAAGCTTCAGGACCTGCGCGAGCTGGAGATTCCCTGCTGCCGTAAGCTGATCCGCTTCAAGGGTTCGCTGGAGAAGGTAAAGCAGCAACTTACCGTTTACGATAACAGCGCCTATACTTTAACCGCCTGGGCTGAGCTGCAATTGGAGCTTGATGCGCCCCTCCCCGACCTGAACCAGCAACTGGAAGAGGTGCTAAGCCTGAAGAAGGACGAGCTGCAGCTACTGATCCACCGGCCACCCATCATCCGCAAGGCTGCCCAGGCGTTGGAGCAGCAGGTACAGGAAGAGGTCGACCTGCACACGCTGCAGGAAAAAGACGTGTTCCTGAAACGCTGCGAAAGCGCCTTTCCCGACTCAGACCACACAGAGCTGGTAGCCACTTTTTCGGAGCTGCTGGAGCTGATGGGGCAAAGCGAAGAGAGCTAG
- a CDS encoding AAA family ATPase encodes MKILSVRFQNLNSLKGEHEIRFDQSPLAEAGLFAITGPTGAGKTTILDAITVGLYGLVHRHSTDKPLELMTRHTAESYSEVAFEAAGKHYRSKWHIRRSRGKAEGNIQPVHMELYSFEEDALYDLKPSEVPGKVAELCGLDYNQFLRSVMLSQGDFARFLKANPNERSNLLEKITDTGIYSDISKFAYEKAKAERQKREELERKLQDTQLLPEEQRQAYEASIQELAAQEAVLEGEIRQLQEKTQWLQTVAQLQAKQQQHQAALQVQEQKLESLKPEFQKLQQHEQAHQFVGELAEIRNARGRVAEVQEQLQTLQKRVPVLETELEAAGKVATEASRAHQQQEATLQKLEPLLAQVSKLDHQLHSIRDAYAKNKTAYLSFEEQLKQDRHQLQTKQQELDKLTQEATGIKGWLAQNAHLQDLKEHLPDFKATLRDLQEVEQRIRRNQQEQQELQQQRQQEARQLAALQQSQQEQQAQQQQLQTQKDARLNQLKAILTDKSMEELEEAAQAQPAVVATYERLQELARQHAGHQQKLQHLTQQLTQHAQQAEEATNKLQNTQASHKQAAAHLEALEKVVQLQQQMQQYEEARHTLHDGAPCPLCGSTEHPFTAEGYTLDLPEEVQKRDRQQALVKELEQQSNQLQLAVSTLAQKQQLANASKAEVEAELNRLNQTYTGLAAALPQRIAITETEKLAALLASQQETATVLQKQLAQARALSRELESINQQLQQLREVQVQAQVKYNQLEQSDKLVHTQLQKLLAVLADEQQQQQGHAETAASFAATFGLSYQPEERQALQQKLEQLAQDYVTKQQALEGMREQYAALREQVKHLSERVQEKSKELQERQLTLKEEHEQLNRLKAERHALFGEKETEQERQLAQQELKARAARAEEARARQLQKQQELQETRTRQTECQSKHQQNKSVLDELRDGLLRVLQQKGIETIEALSLMLLERDEADRLANLKAQTEKHLTELRKSLSDVKQELAQTTALNLTQDQLETLSLQQQQKTEQQRALISQRARHQQLLEQDTAQREKNRELAEQLKTQQQVHHRWSQLADLIGSADGNKFSRFAQGLTLARLVELANRHLQKLNDRYRILKSSADELELLIVDTYQAEAVRPMNTLSGGESFLVSLALALGLSDLAGRRTQINSLFIDEGFGTLDAETLDAAISTLENLQASGKMIGIISHVEALKERISTQIKVQRQAGGVSKVEVVGW; translated from the coding sequence ATGAAAATCCTCTCCGTCCGCTTCCAAAACCTGAACTCGCTGAAGGGCGAGCATGAGATCCGATTTGACCAGAGCCCGCTGGCAGAGGCGGGCCTGTTTGCCATAACCGGCCCTACGGGTGCAGGCAAGACCACTATCCTGGATGCGATTACAGTGGGTTTGTATGGGCTGGTGCACCGCCACAGCACCGATAAGCCGCTGGAGCTGATGACGCGCCACACAGCCGAAAGCTACTCAGAAGTAGCGTTTGAGGCCGCAGGCAAACACTACCGCTCCAAGTGGCACATCCGCCGCAGCCGGGGCAAAGCGGAGGGCAACATCCAGCCGGTGCACATGGAGCTGTACAGCTTTGAGGAGGACGCACTGTATGACCTAAAGCCGAGCGAGGTTCCGGGCAAGGTTGCGGAGCTGTGCGGCCTGGATTATAACCAGTTTTTGCGCTCGGTGATGCTCTCACAGGGTGACTTTGCCCGTTTCCTGAAGGCAAACCCAAACGAGCGCAGCAACCTGCTGGAGAAGATCACCGATACCGGCATCTACTCCGACATTTCGAAGTTTGCCTACGAAAAGGCCAAGGCGGAACGGCAGAAGCGGGAAGAGCTGGAGCGAAAACTGCAGGACACCCAGCTCCTGCCTGAGGAGCAGCGGCAGGCTTACGAAGCAAGTATACAAGAGCTGGCCGCACAGGAAGCTGTACTTGAAGGCGAGATCAGGCAACTGCAGGAAAAGACACAGTGGCTACAGACAGTAGCGCAGCTACAAGCCAAGCAACAGCAGCACCAGGCCGCCCTGCAGGTGCAGGAGCAGAAGCTGGAAAGCCTGAAGCCGGAGTTCCAGAAGCTTCAGCAGCACGAGCAGGCGCATCAGTTCGTGGGCGAGCTGGCCGAAATCCGTAACGCCCGCGGCAGGGTGGCGGAGGTGCAGGAGCAGCTGCAAACACTGCAGAAGCGGGTGCCGGTGTTAGAAACGGAGCTGGAGGCCGCCGGAAAAGTTGCCACAGAAGCCAGCAGGGCGCACCAGCAGCAGGAAGCTACGCTTCAGAAGCTGGAGCCGCTGCTCGCACAAGTCAGCAAGCTGGACCACCAGCTGCACAGCATTCGCGATGCCTACGCCAAAAACAAAACGGCTTACCTCTCTTTTGAAGAGCAGCTAAAGCAGGACCGGCACCAGTTGCAAACAAAGCAGCAGGAACTAGACAAGCTCACGCAGGAGGCAACCGGCATCAAAGGCTGGCTGGCGCAAAACGCGCACCTGCAGGACCTGAAAGAACACCTGCCGGATTTTAAGGCCACCCTCCGCGACCTGCAGGAAGTGGAGCAGCGCATCAGGCGCAACCAGCAGGAGCAGCAGGAGCTACAGCAGCAGCGCCAGCAGGAGGCCAGGCAGCTGGCAGCACTGCAGCAAAGCCAGCAGGAACAGCAGGCACAGCAGCAACAGCTCCAAACCCAAAAAGACGCCCGGCTCAATCAGCTCAAAGCCATACTTACAGATAAAAGTATGGAGGAGCTGGAGGAAGCGGCGCAGGCGCAACCAGCCGTAGTGGCAACGTATGAGCGCCTGCAGGAGCTGGCCCGTCAGCATGCTGGGCACCAGCAAAAGCTGCAGCACTTAACCCAGCAGCTGACGCAGCACGCACAACAGGCAGAGGAGGCAACAAACAAGCTACAGAACACGCAGGCCAGCCACAAACAGGCGGCCGCCCACCTGGAGGCACTTGAGAAAGTCGTGCAGCTACAGCAGCAGATGCAACAGTACGAGGAGGCGCGCCACACCCTGCACGACGGCGCTCCCTGCCCCCTGTGCGGCTCCACAGAGCACCCCTTTACAGCAGAAGGCTACACGCTTGACCTACCCGAGGAGGTACAGAAACGCGACAGGCAGCAGGCACTGGTGAAGGAGCTGGAGCAGCAGTCTAACCAGCTACAGCTAGCGGTAAGCACCCTTGCGCAAAAGCAGCAGTTGGCGAATGCCTCCAAAGCAGAGGTTGAAGCCGAGCTAAACCGCCTCAACCAGACCTACACAGGGTTAGCTGCAGCGCTTCCGCAACGTATAGCCATTACAGAAACCGAGAAACTGGCAGCCCTTCTTGCCTCGCAGCAGGAGACGGCAACAGTGCTGCAGAAGCAACTGGCACAGGCGCGGGCGCTAAGCCGCGAGCTGGAAAGTATAAACCAGCAGTTACAGCAACTCCGGGAGGTTCAGGTACAGGCCCAGGTGAAGTATAACCAGTTGGAGCAGTCAGATAAGCTTGTGCACACACAGCTGCAGAAGCTATTGGCTGTACTTGCCGATGAGCAACAGCAACAGCAGGGGCATGCCGAAACCGCTGCATCCTTTGCTGCTACCTTTGGGCTATCCTACCAGCCAGAGGAGCGGCAGGCGCTGCAACAAAAGCTGGAGCAACTGGCACAGGACTATGTTACAAAGCAACAGGCACTGGAGGGCATGCGCGAGCAGTACGCAGCCTTACGGGAGCAGGTAAAGCACCTGAGCGAGCGCGTGCAGGAAAAATCAAAGGAGCTGCAGGAGCGGCAGCTTACACTGAAGGAGGAGCATGAGCAACTTAACCGGCTCAAGGCAGAGCGCCACGCCCTCTTCGGTGAAAAAGAGACAGAACAGGAGCGCCAACTGGCCCAGCAGGAGTTAAAGGCACGTGCCGCACGCGCAGAAGAAGCGCGTGCCAGGCAGCTGCAAAAGCAGCAGGAGCTGCAGGAAACCCGCACCCGCCAGACGGAGTGCCAAAGCAAACACCAGCAGAACAAGTCTGTTCTGGACGAGCTGCGCGATGGCCTGCTGCGCGTGCTGCAGCAAAAGGGCATTGAAACGATTGAGGCTTTAAGCCTGATGCTGCTGGAGCGCGATGAGGCTGACCGCCTCGCCAACCTGAAAGCACAAACCGAGAAGCACCTGACGGAACTGCGGAAGTCTCTCAGCGATGTAAAGCAGGAACTGGCCCAGACAACGGCCCTAAACCTGACGCAGGATCAACTTGAGACACTATCGCTACAGCAGCAGCAGAAAACCGAACAGCAGCGGGCGCTTATCTCGCAACGGGCCCGCCACCAGCAGCTACTGGAGCAGGACACAGCCCAGCGGGAGAAAAACAGGGAGCTGGCCGAGCAGCTTAAAACACAGCAGCAGGTACACCACCGCTGGTCTCAGCTGGCGGACCTGATCGGCTCGGCCGACGGCAACAAGTTCAGCCGCTTTGCCCAGGGGCTCACGCTGGCAAGGCTGGTGGAACTGGCAAACCGCCACCTGCAAAAGCTAAACGATAGGTACCGCATCCTAAAATCTTCTGCGGATGAACTGGAACTGCTGATTGTGGATACTTACCAGGCAGAGGCTGTGCGGCCTATGAACACACTGTCCGGTGGCGAGAGCTTTCTGGTGAGCCTGGCCCTGGCGCTGGGGCTCTCCGACCTCGCCGGCCGACGCACACAGATCAACTCCCTCTTTATTGATGAGGGCTTCGGCACACTGGACGCCGAAACACTGGATGCCGCCATCTCCACGCTGGAAAACCTGCAGGCCAGCGGCAAGATGATCGGTATCATTTCGCACGTGGAGGCACTGAAAGAGCGCATCAGCACGCAGATTAAAGTACAGCGGCAGGCCGGGGGCGTAAGCAAGGTAGAGGTGGTAGGCTGGTAG
- a CDS encoding thermonuclease family protein, translating into MKKYLYLPLALLTFFSCQADQKDAQQQFRDRRKAIVEHTDTTPAASEGQQETTEADFPENTADSPTKPAATAGDKVVGVKDGDTVVLLRNGEEVTVRLYGVDTPEKAQAYGQKAKQYTSDLVFGKSVRLISHNTDRYGRTVGTVILQDGRSLNEELVKNGYAWHYKAYSNDKNLANAEADARRFKRGLWQDPNPVAPWDYRKEKRSGGTTTGSSTATAPIPAGATKHTVYLCNSTGSSVYHLKDDCYVLKRCKEEIVKTTEAAAIREYGRRADKTCSK; encoded by the coding sequence ATGAAAAAATACCTGTACCTGCCTTTGGCCCTGCTCACCTTCTTCTCCTGCCAGGCTGACCAGAAGGATGCGCAGCAGCAGTTCAGAGATCGCCGAAAGGCAATAGTTGAACATACTGACACAACTCCTGCCGCCTCAGAGGGGCAGCAGGAAACGACAGAAGCCGATTTCCCGGAAAATACCGCCGACTCTCCCACTAAACCAGCCGCCACCGCAGGGGATAAGGTAGTAGGTGTAAAGGACGGCGATACCGTGGTGTTGCTCCGCAATGGCGAGGAGGTAACGGTACGCCTATACGGTGTGGATACGCCGGAGAAAGCACAGGCTTACGGGCAAAAGGCCAAGCAGTACACCTCAGACTTGGTATTTGGCAAAAGTGTCCGCCTGATCTCCCATAACACCGACCGCTACGGCCGCACGGTTGGCACGGTCATACTTCAGGACGGACGCAGCCTGAACGAGGAACTGGTAAAGAACGGCTACGCCTGGCATTACAAGGCCTACTCCAACGATAAGAACCTGGCCAATGCCGAGGCCGATGCCCGCCGCTTTAAACGCGGCCTGTGGCAGGACCCAAACCCTGTGGCTCCCTGGGACTACCGGAAAGAGAAAAGAAGCGGAGGCACAACCACCGGAAGCAGCACAGCCACAGCACCAATACCTGCAGGGGCTACCAAACACACCGTCTACCTTTGCAACAGCACCGGCTCCAGTGTGTACCATTTAAAAGATGACTGCTATGTGCTGAAGCGCTGCAAAGAAGAGATCGTTAAAACCACAGAAGCTGCCGCCATACGCGAGTACGGCCGCCGTGCCGACAAAACCTGCAGCAAGTAG
- a CDS encoding universal stress protein — protein sequence MRKILCPTDFSGTSAKAVEYAVYVAQHAGAHLTLIHVVHLPIVDTSETALVASELLGEQTRDAAEKLKAMVMHLEQKYGANRDGGFTCDYLLKEALLTDVTEQLTAQEGYDLVVMGTTGCDNTVEELLIGSNTEAVIEEVKCPVLSIPRTAPEPKLERIVYASDYSREDRNALKEVVELGSFFSAKIDVVHVVKDGREADGEDAENFWNELRELFPNVPLSVQEVSNKHRDEGLRQFYKEVGGDVLAIVRKEKGFLRSLFTQSLAERMTYQAQVPLLVLHGYKK from the coding sequence ATGAGAAAAATTCTATGTCCCACGGACTTCTCTGGTACGTCGGCAAAGGCTGTGGAGTATGCGGTGTATGTGGCACAGCATGCGGGGGCGCACCTGACGTTGATCCACGTGGTGCACCTGCCAATTGTGGACACATCGGAGACGGCGCTGGTGGCAAGCGAACTGCTGGGGGAGCAGACGCGCGATGCCGCTGAGAAGCTGAAGGCGATGGTTATGCACCTGGAACAAAAGTACGGCGCCAACCGCGACGGGGGCTTTACGTGCGACTACCTTTTAAAGGAGGCGCTGCTGACGGATGTAACCGAGCAACTGACGGCGCAGGAGGGGTACGACCTGGTGGTGATGGGCACCACCGGCTGCGACAACACCGTGGAGGAGCTTTTGATCGGGAGTAACACGGAGGCCGTTATCGAAGAGGTGAAGTGCCCGGTACTCTCGATCCCGAGAACTGCCCCGGAGCCAAAGCTGGAGCGCATTGTGTATGCCTCTGACTATAGCCGCGAAGACCGTAACGCCCTGAAGGAGGTGGTCGAGTTGGGGAGCTTCTTCAGCGCTAAGATCGATGTCGTGCATGTGGTGAAAGACGGCCGCGAGGCGGACGGAGAGGACGCTGAAAACTTCTGGAACGAGCTGCGCGAGCTTTTCCCGAACGTGCCGCTTTCTGTGCAGGAGGTATCGAACAAGCACCGCGACGAGGGCCTAAGGCAGTTTTACAAAGAAGTAGGCGGTGATGTGCTTGCCATTGTGCGCAAGGAGAAAGGCTTTCTGCGCAGCCTGTTTACACAAAGCCTGGCGGAGCGCATGACTTACCAGGCGCAGGTACCGCTGCTGGTGCTGCACGGGTACAAGAAGTAA